A region of Zeugodacus cucurbitae isolate PBARC_wt_2022May chromosome 5, idZeuCucr1.2, whole genome shotgun sequence DNA encodes the following proteins:
- the LOC105218071 gene encoding translation machinery-associated protein 16 homolog, with product MTNLRKELEKCKHPNSRKTKALSKKARRQNNKHKARMGHAIKSNIMGEKLSWFLGQIGEDRTEPLTPLEFEELIALYLKRFDEELAQIALKQSISKNRSKQHAAREDVIKITLERERNEYQSGGMELLNLCDPIKFKSLMDWDGSALNVQHLKLDLVSQKMLQRLKSANTVNSDDNKTDNVPTTTTDAMELA from the exons atg aCTAATCTACGCAAAGAACTAGAAAAATGTAAACATCCAAATAGCCGGAAAACAAAAGCTTTGAGCAAAAAAGCACGGCGACAGAATAACAAACACAAAGCGCGTATGGGTCATGCCATCAAAAGTAACATAATGGGTGAGAAACTAAGTTGGTTTTTGGGACAAATCGGTGAAGACAGAACAGAGCCGTTAACACCGCTAGAATTCGAGGAACTTATAGCTTTGTATCTCAAGCGGTTTGATGAAGAACTCGCACAGATTGCGCTTAAACAATCAATCAGCAAGAATCGATCCAAGCAACATGCAGCGCGAGAGGATGTTATCAAAATTACTTTGGAAAGGGAGCGAAATGAGTACCAAAGTGGCGGCATGG AGCTTCTAAACCTCTGCGAtcctataaaatttaaatcgcTAATGGATTGGGATGGTAGTGCGCTCAATGTACAGCATTTAAAACTAGATCTTGTATCGCAGAAAATGTTGCAGCGTCTAAAAAGCGCAAACACCGTAAATAGTGATGACAACAAAACTGATAATGTACCCACAACTACTACGGATGCTATGGAATtagcataa
- the LOC105218073 gene encoding microsomal glutathione S-transferase 1 isoform X2 gives MATTSATPPLATLNAPNPSATMNEKFSRNYLTLDNPVFCCFLFWASVLVIKMLLMSLLTALQRFRNKVFPNQEDLFFKDIEVEFNDPHVERVRRAHRNDMENILPYFTMALLYICTNPDPTVACILFRVVAVARILHTLVYAFYPVPQPSRIIAFGVAFAITIYMACAVALDVLTYI, from the exons ATGGCAACCACAAGTGCAACTCCACCATTGGCTACATTAAATGCGCCAAATCCTAGTGCAACAATGAATGAGAAGTTCTCCAGAAACTATTTAACGCTTGATAATCCCGTCTTCTGCTGTTTCCTTTTCTGGGCCAGTGTGCTGGTGATTAAGATGTTGTTAATGTCATTGTTAACGGCGTTGCAACGTTTCCGCAATAAG GTATTCCCTAACCAAGAGGACTTGTTCTTCAAGGATATTGAAGTGGAATTCAATGACCCACATGTGGAGCGCGTGCGTCG CGCACATCGCAATGACATGGAGAATATTTTGCCATACTTCACAATGGCACTGCTATACATTTGCACAAATCCGGATCCAACAGTTGCTTGCATACTCTTTCGTGTTGTGGCCGTTGCGCGCATATTGCACACACTAGTATATGCATTCTATCCAGTACCACAGCCTTCACGCATTATTGCCTTTGGAGTGGCTTTTGCTATAACAATTTATATGGCCTGTGCTGTGGCATTGGACGTGCTGACATATATCTAA
- the LOC105218072 gene encoding dynein axonemal light chain 1, with the protein MAKPTTIKDALRIWEEKNGKDPITVTDIGLQFQYPPIEKMDSTLNTLVNCRKLSLSSNMIEKITGINQLKNLRILSLARNNLKNINGIEALGETLEELWVSYNIIEKIKPIESMKVLRVFYISHNLVKDWVEFNRMALAPKLEEISFLGNLLNENMDELVFKNEAIRRLPLLKKLDGEPVIRGD; encoded by the exons ATGGCTAAACCTACCACCATCAAGGATGCGCTACGCATTTGGGAAGAAAAAAATGGCAAGGATCCCATTACCGTGACAGACATCGGTTTACAATTTCAATACCCACCAATTGAAAAAATGGACAGCACTCTTAATACGCTTGTGAACTGTAGGAAACTAAGTCTTTCTTCCAATATGATTGAAAAAATAACGGGTATTAATCAGCTTAAAAATCTCCGTATACTCTCATTGGCTaggaacaatttgaaaaatattaacggCATT GAGGCGCTAGGCGAAACATTGGAAGAGTTATGGGTCAGCTACAATATTATTGAGAAAATTAAACCCATAGAATCCATGAAAGTATTACGAGTATTTTATATATCACATAATCTTGTTAAAGATTGGGTAGAGTTCAATCGCATGGCATTGGCACCTAAGCTGGAGGAAATATCATTTCTTGGCAATTTACTAAACGAAAATATGGATGAATTGGTATTTAAAAATGAAGCCATACGTCGGCTGCCACTATTGAAAAAACTCGATGGTGAACCGGTTATAAGAGGCGATTAG
- the LOC105218075 gene encoding cytochrome c oxidase copper chaperone translates to MGNAPVKEVAQAAATNVIGATPQPAEKPKCKACCACPETKKVRDACIVERGEENCTDLIEAHKQCMRAQGFNI, encoded by the exons ATGGGAAACGCACCAGTCAAAGAAGTAGCACAAGCAGCTGCTACCAATGTCATTGGCGCAACACCTCAGCCGGCTGAGAAACCCAAGTGCAAGGCATGCTGTGCTTGTCCAGAAACCAAAAAAGTTCGCGATGCATG CATTGTGGAACGTGGTGAGGAGAATTGCACCGATTTAATTGAGGCGCATAAACAATGTATGAGAGCGCAGGGattcaatatataa
- the LOC105218073 gene encoding microsomal glutathione S-transferase 1 isoform X1, translated as MATTSATPPLATLNAPNPSATMNEKFSRNYLTLDNPVFCCFLFWASVLVIKMLLMSLLTALQRFRNKILGLFPHSCLRKVFPNQEDLFFKDIEVEFNDPHVERVRRAHRNDMENILPYFTMALLYICTNPDPTVACILFRVVAVARILHTLVYAFYPVPQPSRIIAFGVAFAITIYMACAVALDVLTYI; from the exons ATGGCAACCACAAGTGCAACTCCACCATTGGCTACATTAAATGCGCCAAATCCTAGTGCAACAATGAATGAGAAGTTCTCCAGAAACTATTTAACGCTTGATAATCCCGTCTTCTGCTGTTTCCTTTTCTGGGCCAGTGTGCTGGTGATTAAGATGTTGTTAATGTCATTGTTAACGGCGTTGCAACGTTTCCGCAATAAG ATTCTGGGTTTATTTCCTCATAGCTGTCTGAGGAAG GTATTCCCTAACCAAGAGGACTTGTTCTTCAAGGATATTGAAGTGGAATTCAATGACCCACATGTGGAGCGCGTGCGTCG CGCACATCGCAATGACATGGAGAATATTTTGCCATACTTCACAATGGCACTGCTATACATTTGCACAAATCCGGATCCAACAGTTGCTTGCATACTCTTTCGTGTTGTGGCCGTTGCGCGCATATTGCACACACTAGTATATGCATTCTATCCAGTACCACAGCCTTCACGCATTATTGCCTTTGGAGTGGCTTTTGCTATAACAATTTATATGGCCTGTGCTGTGGCATTGGACGTGCTGACATATATCTAA